A genome region from Macrotis lagotis isolate mMagLag1 chromosome 4, bilby.v1.9.chrom.fasta, whole genome shotgun sequence includes the following:
- the MORN4 gene encoding MORN repeat-containing protein 4, which translates to MTLTKGSFTYSSGEEYRGEWKEGRRHGIGQLMFADGGTYLGHFENGLFNGFGVLTFSDGSRYEGEFAQGKFNGVGVFIRHDNMTFEGEFKSGRVDGFGLLTFPDGSHGVPRNEGLFENNKLLRREKCPAVIQRAQRASESARTLPA; encoded by the exons ATGACCCTGACAAAAGGCTCCTTCACCTACTCCAGCGGGGAAGAATATCGTGGCGAGTGGAAGGAGG GCCGCAGGCATGGCATTGGTCAACTGATGTTTGCAGATGGTGGCACCTACCTGGGTCACTTTGAGAATGGGCTCTTTAATGGCTTCGGGGTCCTGACTTTCTCAGATGGCTCAAG aTATGAGGGGGAGTTTGCCCAAGGAAAATTCAATGGTGTTGGAGTTTTCATTCGCCATGATAACATGACGTTTGAGGGAGAATTCAAGAGTGGCCGAGTAGATGGCTTTG GCCTGCTAACTTTTCCTGATGGTTCTCATGGAGTTCCTCGAAATGAAGGTCTCTTTGAGAATAATAAGTTGCTACGGCGAGAAAAGTGTCCTGCAGTGATCCAGCGGGCACAAAGGGCTTCCGAGTCTGCCCGGACCCTGCCAGCCTGA